Below is a window of Vicugna pacos chromosome 20, VicPac4, whole genome shotgun sequence DNA.
CACCActtagaaagtgaaaagaaaagctacagactggaaaatattttcaatacgTATTTCTGACAACTGGTATCCAGAAAATATAGAGAACTCTCACAACTCAATCATAAGAAGACAAACACAAATAGGCAAGCTATGGACACAGAcattaccaaagaagatataggAATTGTCAACAAGTACACAAAAAAGTACTCAATATCTTTAATCATCAATGAAACATAAAATCACTACACATAcattaaaatctaaaattaaaatgactgAAATACCAAGTGCTAATGAGGAGATGAAGCAACTGGAACTCAtatactgctagtgggaatgtaaaatggtactgtTTGAAaaactggcatttttttttcttttccattatagtttatcacaagatattgaatatagttccctgtgctatacagggaagacttgttgtttatctattttatatatagtagtttgtatctgctaatcccaaactcctaatttatcccttcccccacctttcccctttgatgaccataagtttgttttctatgtctgtgagtctgtttctagtttgtaaataagttcagttatatctattttagattccacatataaatgatatatgatatttgtctttctctgtctgacttacttcacttaatataatttctaggtccatccatgttgctgcaaatggcagtatttcattcttttttatggctgagtagtattccattatatacatattttatataatatataataatggtTAATTAGTCCTATTTGTCTGACATGGATGGATGATAGCAAAtacaggggaagggagggaaacgTGTAAAAACCAAGTTTTCTACATGCACCCTCTCAGTCGTCACAAGCATCCTATGAAACAAGCACTAAATTATTCTGATTTACAGAAATGAGTAAAacgaggcttagagaggttaaaaaaattgCGCTCAGTCCTAACAGGAAAGTGGTGGAGCGGGAATTTGAAGGATTTAAAGGATTCTAGCGCCGGTACTCTTCACCTATTTCATCCTGGCCCTCATTTCCTCTAAGGATGCGAGAAGTTTTGATGGAGGCCGGTTTTCCTCTCTCTTGGTCCTCAAGGTCCTGTCAGACCGCGGTGAGCAGGGCATCAGCAGGTACAGCCCGCAACTCAAGAGCCCTGAGTGGAGGAAGCTCCTCGCTGCCCCTCCCCAGTGTGACCCAAAGATGCGAACCTCCcaggcagcccctgccccagAAGAGAGGGGTCTCTGCCTCCTGGGCCgaacaggtgcagaagaatcctTTCCCCGAACGCGGTGGACTGGGTCTTTCCTGCACCCGGAGGCCCCTAAGGCTTTGGCCCACACCCGGCCTGCGCTCGTGGGGACCGCGCTCTAGGAAGCCGTAGGCCGCGAAACAGGCCTGTCTCCAAAGTCACTTTCGGGCCTCTCGAGGAATCCTGGAGGTTTCCACAAGTCCGCGGGTGGTCGACTTTGCGAGAACGCCCCCGCCGCCGTCACCTGCATCCAAACCCGCTGCCGGACAGTGCGCTCCCGGATCCCCCCAAAAGCGGGGCTCCTTTCTCCCAGTTGGGGCACCGGGCTTCTTTACAGCCGGGAACCCAAGTGCTTCTGGACCTGGGAGAGACCGGCCCCCTTTTTCAGTGCTCCCGCGATTCCGAGCCACTTCCGGTAGTTAACTGTTCCAGAGTGTCAGTGCTAGGAGCGGGGCTGGTGGCCGGGTTAACGGCCCTGGGAGCTGGGAACAGCCGGGAGACGGGGGCTGGCGGGTGAGTACGCGAGTGAGGGCGAGGAGGGTGCTGTTCTCCGCCAGAGGGCAGGTGGGACCGTTGGGGCTGGGATTGGGGTTAGGAATTTAGGGAGCAATTCAGAATTAGGGTAATTGTTAACACTGCGGGtatcattttaaaacttacaCAACAGCAACAAGGCAACGAATTCAGGAAGATCAGATATCAGTTAACTGATTTAAACAGCTTTGAGGGGAAGAATGCTGAATATGACGCTAAAAGACCTAACAGTGCTGTTAGTGGCGGCTAATACTaacagcacttactatgtgccaggcactgttctcaacCCATTACATTTAGTCACTTATGTATTTCCCACGTTTTTAGGTAGATGCCCTTATACCATTGTTTTACAAATGGGGAACccgaggcacagagagaataAGTGAATTAGCCAAGGTCATATAATTAGTAACTAGCAGAGCAACTCTTGGCATTCTGCTCTTAACCTCTACTGCCTTTCATTGATAACCTGATTTTATCAATTTAGGAAATGAGCTGTCCAGAAGGAAGTAGTTTGTACAGACATGTTATAGTATGAATGTATTCTATTACTATAGAATAGTAGTTCCAAATCTCATCAGGTTTGTTGACAATTTCCCTTTAGACAGAGGACTTAACAAAGGGTGCCTCTACAGAgttttaaggagaaaataatacaatttttcatttaacaaattaaTTAGGCCCAAACATGATTTCAAAGTCCCTTCTGTTCCATTTCTCTCtagattcttttctgttcttattaGGTTAAATCATTTGTAATTGCTGATATTGACTGTCTCTGACCTAcaaaaaagataatttcataCATTTAACCTAATAGTTAAACAAATACCTTTTTGTGTGAGAACCTAGGAGTCTATAACAATCTTTTAGCAGACTCTTCTGGCTTTATCGCCAAAACATACCTTGAACCTGCTTCTCTTCACGTCCTCTTTGGACCTATGTGTGTGCCACCACCTCCTCTCATCTGAAGTACTGCAGCAGCCTCTTGGCTCGTCTTGCGTCTGCTCTTTTCTCACTCTTGCTTCCCTAaggggccagaatgatcttttaaaaacaaaaatcagatcaTGGCCTTCCCTTCCAATGGTGCCCCATCATGTTTAGAATACATATCCTGGACCTCTCTAATGTTTATACTACATTCCCCTTAATCCAGTGCTTTAGACCCAATGACCTTCTTTCATTTCCTGTAAACACATCAGTTTCATTCCTCTTGTAGAAACTGCATTAGCTATTCCATTTGCCTGGCATGGTCTTCTGCAGAACTTCCCAAGGCTGGACATTTATATTTGTTAGGATGTCAGCTCTCCAGAAAAGCCTTTTCTGACTACTTGTAGTCATTCAGTTTCCTTTCAATTCGTGTTTATAGTCTATATACCACTATATATTTGTCTCCCCTTTCTGTAACACAGGCTTATAAAAGAGAGATCTTATTTATCTTGTTATATCATGCTATATCCCCAGTACCTAGAATAGGGGCACACAGCatacactcagtaaatacttgttgaattaatgaataagaAGAAATAGGTAAGAAAAGTCCTTGGCACTACAGAACATAGCTGCACAGAACTGAGGTGGTTTGGAACATAGTGAATGGGACCTACCCTGAAGGTGAGGAGATCTTGATCAGTGCTGTCCAGTAAACAGGGATATAATGTGATCCACCTATGTAATATTaagttttctagtagccacattaaaaaatgttaaaagccaggtgaaattaattttaatatattttaagccAGTATAccaaaatattactttaaaatctAATCAATATAAAACttagtaaaatattttacattccttttttcaTACTACCTCTTTGAAAGCAGGTGTTTATACTTATTGCACATTTCAATTCAGttattaaattttcattggaaataCTTAATCTATATTGagattacataaaattttaaatggaaaaaatagaTTTACATACTCAATTACTCCAAACATACTCAAAGATTTTCCAATAACTGAACTGagtatcagtttttaaatttaaattaatgaaaatgaaacaaaaaaatttagttcctcagttgcatagccacatttcaagtgcttgaaAGCGACATGTACCTAGTGGCTAACGTATTGGACGGAGCAGATCTAGATCAAGAATAGTGTTTGTGGTTGGGTCAAGGGGCAAAGAAGAGGTATAGCACCAGAAGTATGGtatggaaggaagaggaaggcctAAAATGCAATGTAAGCTCTTTATTTGACAGATTCTTCCGGTTCTGAAGAGTTAAATTACGGCTTCCTTAAGTAGGCTACTTCTTTAGCATGATTACTGCATAGATTTTAGGTACTCTGGGAATCATTTTGTGGGGTAGTAAAAGGGTCTAGCAGTGCTGGTCATATAACATTCCCAAGTAAGAATCTTCTTATATATGATATGGAACAGTCATGAAAACCAGATTATGTTCCTATAGAACAGTGGTTCTTAACTTGGGGAGGGGGGAGTGTAGATTTTGCCTCTCGGAGCATTTACACTTCTTGAGAAATTTGTGCTTGTCATAAGTTAGGGTGCTGGTTGCATCtactgggtagaggccagggatactgctaaacatcccacaatgcaGAGGACAGCCCCCTACAACAATGAATTGTCTTGCTCAAAATGTCAATAAAACCAAGGTTGAGACACCTTGCTCTAGAGGATTTTAGTAAGAAAGACTGAGAGAACTGTTCTTTCAGAACTTAGTCTAACTGCCTTGTGATATTACTAAGGGGAGAACAGGTTGTTCTGAAGCATTTCAGTTTCTAGTGTTTTCACTGTTGATGGACTTTTTGATGAAACCATAACGAATCAATTTCATGCTCAGGATGAGATTGTAGACCCATTCAATAAAGATAACAAATAGCATGTGCTGTGCACACAAAACTCCATGACCTCAGGATAGGCTGATCCATTCACTTTTGTATGGCTTGTGTCCTGTGACCCAGTCTCAAATATAACTGATGTTAACATTAGAATTACTTGtcactcttttctctttccctctcaccatctcttattttatctttgttcCCTTCCCTGTACCCTTGttccttttattattctttttgttacATCTTTCTCCTCTCGTTTACCCCTCTTCACCAATGCCCATGCAGACCTACAACGTCCCCTCCTACCCCAACTCTCATCTATTTCCTCCCTTCATAGCTGCTGGGTCCTCACTCAGAATCACCAGTTTACCTCCATCCCGTCGGTGTCCTGAAGAGCTGCCCCGGTACTCCCTTTTGGTGCCGCTTAAAATCATTATGTTTTATTAGCTCATAAAAACTACAAGTTCTTgtctccttcaaaaaaaaaaaaaaaagacagaaaagaaaactccCTTCAAAAAAGATGGGAAGTGCTACACGTGTTTCTGACACAGCTATCTGAGAAACTGCCATGTTCAGGGTTCTTTAGAGCAGGTGCCATCATTCCAGGACAGCGCTCTGCTAGAACCCAGCGGTTCTGAGTGTCTAACATATTTCTCTCCAGTAACTGTGGCTGTGATTGAACTCAAAGCTCTTCTTTCCAAATGGTTGCATCCTCACcatattttttcccctgtgtttctACAGACTCACTAGGACACTGCCTAATCCTTCATAGTACTAACAACTACTTAGATCTCCTTTAACCTCAAGCCTCCTTTGTCTTACGCCAGCAGTTATCCTAGGTCCCAATGGACTTTCTTCTCTTGCCACAATCACCCAGGCTGTCTCTGGCCTCAAATCTTTCTGTACTTCTCTCTTATCATTGCCTCTCTGTTTAGGATCGGATGGCAGACACTGGTGGCAATTTGGAATCAACACCAGACTAAAAAGGGTAGTGTGGTCTCAGTGCTCCAAACTACTCTTCACTCAGATTTTGAGGGTGTACAACTCTAAGCCTAGAACAATTCTTTGTACATAACAAGTATTCAAAACTACtttctacaataaaaatatattaaaaaaaagaaattgcaataaaaaaattttaaaactactaTCTAAATAGAATGTTCTAGCATACAGAGTATGTTAGAGGAAAATGTCTGTCATCGTCTTTACCAAATTTAGGAAAATTAATCCTGAGGTAGCCAAGATTATCTTTCTTACCATTGCAAAAGACTTTCTAAGTTCAAAGATAAGATCAGAAACATGAATATCTCCTTTAAAGACTGTGAACACCTTCTATGCATGACAGTGTTTTTCAGCAAGACTAAAGGTAAAGGGGGAAAAAGCCATCATTCAGTACCTAACTTTTTCATATAAGGATGTCTGTAATACTAAATATTTAAGagtttacttttctctttatgaccagtaaaaaagaaaatcctgtttcaaatgcttttaaatattgctcaaataaattaaaaacaagtatTAGTGTGAAacttgatgttttaaaaaatctgtatcaGTCAATGTATACATACAAAGtaaactttacattttttttttaaaaggagtgtTATTTTCAAAAAACATAAAAGCTCAGTTTATCTTTATGGTGTTAAGAGGAATGATTTAAGATTCATCTTCCAACAGTAGTAGATACAAAATGATTCTGGTGGTTTTCCTACTCTCAAACACAATGCAAAAGCAAGTAAGTGTAATCAATGTCTTCAGTGAGAGATGAGATCACTTCCTGATCATTCTGGTGACGGTTATTCCTAGAATCAGTGGTTTGTGGCAGTTTGACTGTACTGTAAATTTGAATGTGTTGGCCTTTGGCCACAATTCCTGTCATGCAATAAAATTCTCAAACTAGGGATTTTAAAACTGTTGCAAATACGTACATGAAATGCTAATACATTCCAAAGCCAAAAAGCAAAAAGTTTGTTCACCTTATTAAAAATCTGAATGTCTTAAAGTATTGGTGTCCTGAGAGTCCCAGCTTCTCATTAGTATAGGGTAACTGACAAGGGATGCTACTGTGGTAATTACAGTCTTTTTAAAGATGAGGTAGTTATTTAAGCTTTCAATTTAGATTATTAGGCCATTGTATTTACTTAATAATCATGTTCCTCCTATTACAACATActctctttttaaggctgaaaaagTGTCACAAAGTTATTATTACTAAATTATTTCCTTATAGGATGTTTGTATTTTATCTCCTGTTGCCATTGCAGCCTCAAGTTATCTCTTATGCTACCTTCCTGAACTCAGAATCACATAATATCACAGCTGGAAGGTACCTTACCAGGAACTAATGTGACCAGCAATGTCCTttagaactttctgcagtgataaAAATGGTCTCCATCTGTGCTGTCCATCACAGTAGCTGttagccacacgtggctattgAGTAGTTGAAACGTGGTGAATGtcactgaggaactgaattttccaTTTCACTTGAGTTAATTTAGGCCATTATATTTAGGCCATTATTATATCAGTAATGATGGAGGGGAAATACATTGTTTTTGCTCTTAATTTCAAAAGCAGTTTTCACCTGTTTTAACTTAACACAACATACCTGGTGGGCCAGAAggggaaaatgaaggcagaaatctTAATATTGTGCCTACAGTCATACACTGAATGTTCAAGTAAAGCGGAACCAGAGCCAAGAGGTAGAATTCACGTCTTTCAAACGGGAAACATGGTTATCTTGGGCTGCAAGTGAGCAATGCTGGCAAGGGACAAGGCTTTCTGAAAGAATTCTTAGTTCTTCCCAAGAAACTGAactaatttagaaataaaaggaaattctaCTTAGGTAGATTCTCTGGTGCCAAAGAAATTTTTAGTGATGATTGAAGCTTTGCCTACATTCAGGATACTCAAGGTCTCCAAGGTagatttctctgataactagttaGGCCTGAGTATCTAAAGAACTTTTGTTACTTCCACTGTATTAGTAGAGCTTATTTGCTGTATGAATTCTTTGATGTCTAATAAGGGCTGAACTTACGCGGAAGGGCCTCCCACACTCATCACATTCGTAGGGTTTTTCACCTGTGTGGATTCTCTGGTGCTGAATAAGACCTGTGCGCCCACTAAAATCTTTTCCACATTCTTTACATTTATAGGGTTTAACTCCAGTGTGTACTCTATGATGTCCAATGAGATGCGAGCGTTGAACgaaggcttttccacattcaTCACATTTatagggcttctctccagtgtgagttcTCCTGTGTTTACTAAGGTCTGAGCTATGACTGAAACTTTTTCCACAGTCATCACATTTATAGCGTCGTCTTTCCCTCTGTTGCCACTCGAATCTGCCCTCACTTTCAATAGCATCTTTGGATTCAGGATACTGAGGAATGTCTTTGTTAAGTCTGTCGTTTATTTTCCCAAGGAATTCCATGTCTTTTGGTATATCTTCCTTCTGGGACAACTCTTCATTCTTAGCCCTGGCTTGATCACCTGTAACAAACAGTACACAAACAAGTCCTATTCTAGGTTTGAGAAGCAAAAAGCTTATGGAAGAAAGAACatataaatgttataaatgtGTTATAAAAGTGAAAAGTCACATTACAGTACACAAATTAGATATATGGCACCATCAAAACACATATTGACAATATagggaagaaattaaagaaaagacCAGTAGGGAAGATTATTCGGGAATAGATTACGAagagaggaaaaagcaaaaatgtgGATCAAGGGGTTACCTGGCAGTCCTGTGCAAATGCAGAGTGGTAAATGGGGATTTACCACAGACGTGCCAAAGATAATTAAGAGGGAGAAACAGAGATTAGAAAACAGAAATGGGGAGGGAGTAAAATTTTGGAAGAAACTTGCAGGAGTCTAAATCATAGGTCGTCAGTGGGAGTAAAACCGAGTAAAGTGACTGGAGAAGGTAATGGGATTAGGGATCTGAGAGTAATGTAGTGAGCCATTAGCTAAAAGCAGAGAGAGAGCATGCAAGTCAGGATAAATGGAGGAAGATAAGCAGAAAGTGACAGTGGATGGTCTGGTGTATCTAAATCTAAATACCATGTTGTCTCTGGCTAGAAATTACAAGGATTGGATTAGAGCCAGAAGGCTCAGACTTCAGTCCCGGCTCTGCTGATAATTGTTTAAATGTTGGCAGATGATAACCATTTTGGTTTCCTTATCACCTCAGTGCCCTCCTCCTTACCTATTGTTTGATCAGATGAGGGGATGTACGACAAAGCATTTGCGTAAGTATAAAGTGTGGCAGAAGTACTGCTAAGCTAGTAGATTAATGATCATTAAGCAAACCACAGAAATCAGACACTCCTATAAGAAAAGTATTTTCAAACATCAACATATTGATTCACAGCTTCTTTTGGTTTCCTGTGCCTTACTGatgagtatctttttttaaaaaaaaaaggacacggAGAGTTGGCAGTTGTGGTTGGTTCACCATCCTCAGGGATGAACCATTACCAGTCCTTAGGATGAGTCTGTCTCCCATAACTGTAGAAGATACCTGGAGAACAGTCTCTCACCAGGActtcaaaagacttaaaaaataaaaagggtcaGTTTTCCTTGGTCAGCAATTGAAATTAATAACCCTTAGACTTGCAATTGAACAATGTAAAGAATATTATATGGAAACTGCCAAATGTGAGCTTTTCTCATCTCAGGTACCTGCAGTCTCTTCTTAGCCAATTGGAATTTCAGGGCCTGGCTTATGTATCTCTTCCAAGTGCCAGCTAATCCTAGGCTAATCGGATTCTAGGAGATCTTGTTTCAGAATTGACAAAATTAGGAATATTTCATTCTAGCATCTTCTGTCAGTGCCAGTCTTCTAGTGTTATTTTGGCACGTCCAGGAGTCCTTATCACTTACATTCCAGATAACCCCAGCACTGTTGGTCACGGAGATGAGGATATGTCCATAAAAGCCAGTTGATTACTGTGTATAAGTTACTTGACACTCTGGGGGAAAGGACAAGCTTAATGCTGAGTGAAATCAAACTTGAACAGAGTTAAGGAGACTATCACTTAGTGTTAATGGAGAGTCAGTGTTGTGGGTTAATAGCATATCTACAGTAGAATTTAGCATTTTGACACGTTAAATTATTATTGTGACCTATTTCAAAAGTGCATGTCCTGTCTTTTCCCAAAGGTGGGgagattttcttaaatttaaattaaatttcttaaactTCTTATTATATGGCTTCTCACAGAAAAGAGGTGAAGATTCTGCATAGTAAAGCCTGCTAATGCTTATTAAAATGGTCTGCTTCTTTCAGTTTCTGCCTCCTGAAACTATTCTTGCTAAGACATACTAacttctaaatgctaaattcaaGGGACTCTTATCAGTCCTTATCTTGTGTCCTGTTAGTAGCATTGGTTACATCTGGTGGAAACTCCTCCCTTGGCTTTGGTGACACCATCCTCTTCTGCTTCTCTTACCTCTTTGACagtccctgctccctcctttaCAGAATCCTTTTCCTCCACCCAAACTTTAAGTGGTGGCATGCCTCAACATGTCATGgccctaatccccaatgtgactgtatttggaaaagaGGCCTTTAAGTAGATTATTAAGGTTAAGTAAAGTCATAAGgatggggccctaatccaataggattagtgtctttataagaagtgGAAGAGACAGCAGGACTGCTTGTGCACAGAGAAAGCCCGTGTGAAGACAGCaaatctgcaagccaaggagagtcCGCACAGAAACccaccctgccagcaccttgatcttggactttccagcctccagaattgtcagaaaataagtttctgctgcttaagccacccaggttgtggtatgctgttctggcagcctgagcagactcaTACAGAATGTCATATATTCTCCTGTTCAAATTGGAAATTAAAGGGAATTTGGAGCTAGAATCATCAGATAACAGAATTATAAGGTATTATTAActtaaatgagtttttaaatcCCATTCCCCACCCCTTGGGCCAAATAGCAGCTTTTAAGTCTaataaaaaactgaaatacaATTCTTTCCATGATAGGGAAAGGTAGGGAAATAAAATCTTCCACAGTGAGGTGAAAGACgaggaaaactgaaaaaggagaagtagAAAGCTCCCCTCTAACCTCAGGAACCAGCTCTtccctcacacacacagaaatgctCCTTACCATTCCTTTGGGACTCTCCAGATTCCTGCTCCTGCTGCGTCTTCTTGGGATGGACCTGGATAGTCAGTGACTCATGTGGCCTTCTCAAGGGGGCCAACTTGTCCAAAAGTGTGTCCTGTTTTTCTGAATTGGCTGGGGCCTGGAAACAATGACATATGATTGGGCTTGTAAGGTAGGTTTTGTGAAAGAACTGAAAACTTCAGAGAAAGAACAAACGAAGCATCTGTCAGGGACCAGGACCATAGACAAGGGGACAAATTCCCATTCAATTGCAAATGGCAATAATGACTAAAAATGAAGAGACAGAGGCTAATCTACAGTTCAGGACACTGGAGAATAAAATTCAGTGTCTCTAACAGTGCTGTGTGGAGGTCCAGAACCATAGAGCCTTGGGGCTTGAAAGGTATCTTAAAGATCATCTAATGCAACTTTCACCAAATGGGGGCATATCTTCTATAACTGTGAGGTCCAATATGGTATCCATTAGCAAAATGTggttactgagcacttgaaatgtggctaggaCAAATTGAGATATGTGAAGTGTAAAATACATACCAAATTtggaaaactgaaataaaaaaagaatgtaaaatgccTCATGTTTAATATTGATcacattgggttaaataaaatgtatttaatttcacttgtttttatttttcacatatttaattacatatattaaatgtatatttaattacATGTATTAAATGTGAATGGGTCACAGTTAGTACTGCTCTATAATATTCTTGTCATCTACTTGAAATCCATCTTGAAGAGGGGTATTTTATTACAAGGTTGCCTATTTTATGTCTACACCATGAATATAAGAAAATACTTCATTTTTCTCTGATACCTATTTGCCTTGCTACAGATTCTCACCAATCCTAGCCTTCCAAACAGACATAGAATCAGTCTTGTGTCTCTCTTTACTCAGCTACAC
It encodes the following:
- the ZSCAN16 gene encoding zinc finger and SCAN domain-containing protein 16, yielding MATSPEPEKQKGLLLFKAEDHYWGQDSTSQKYSPHRRELFRQHFRKLCYQDAPGPREALTQLWELCRKWLRPECHTKEQILDLLVLEQFLSILPRDLQAWVQAHHPETGEEAVTVLEDLERELDEPRKQAPANSEKQDTLLDKLAPLRRPHESLTIQVHPKKTQQEQESGESQRNGDQARAKNEELSQKEDIPKDMEFLGKINDRLNKDIPQYPESKDAIESEGRFEWQQRERRRYKCDDCGKSFSHSSDLSKHRRTHTGEKPYKCDECGKAFVQRSHLIGHHRVHTGVKPYKCKECGKDFSGRTGLIQHQRIHTGEKPYECDECGRPFRVSSALIRHQRIHTANKLY